In a single window of the Rattus norvegicus strain BN/NHsdMcwi chromosome 6, GRCr8, whole genome shotgun sequence genome:
- the Trmt5 gene encoding tRNA (guanine(37)-N1)-methyltransferase isoform 2 (isoform 2 is encoded by transcript variant 2), with translation MPEAEASVRDRELFSPPSDVRGMTKLDRTAFKKTVPIPVLKARKEVVSRLMRALRRVALQRPGIKRVIEDPKDEDSRLIMLDPYRMLTSDSFEKPELSALKELDVNPQLSQYNLELTYENFKSEEILRAVLPEGQDVTSGFSRVGHIAHLNLRDHQLPFKHLIGQVMVDKNPGITSAVNKTSNIDNTYRNFQMEVLCGEENMLTKVRENNYTYEFDFSKVYWNPRLSTEHGRITELLNPGDVLFDVFAGVGPFAIPAARKNCTVFANDLNPESHRWLLHNCKLNKVDQKVKVFNMDGKDFLQGPVREELMLRLGLSTEGKPSLHIVMNLPAKAIEFLSVFRSLLDGQPCSTERLPIVHCYCFSKDSDPAKDARQRAEAVLGVCLEASSSVHLVRNVAPNKEMLCITFQIPTATLYRDQALGLQNDQEPPLKRQKTGEPFSGEPQSASDS, from the exons ATGCCAGAAGCGGAAGCAAGCGTGAGAGATAGGGAGTTGTTTTCACCACCCTCTGATGTTCGAGGAATGACAAAACTTGATAGAACAGCTTTTAAAAAGACAGTGCCCATCCCCGTGCTTAAGGCGAGGAAAGAAGTAGTCAGCAGATTGATGCGAGCCCTCAGGAGAGTAGCGCTGCAGCGCCCGGGCATAAAGCGAGTGATTGAGGACCCCAAGGATGAAGACAGTAGGCTGATCATGTTGGATCCCTACAGAATGCTTACCAGTGATTCCTTTGAGAAACCAGAACTCAGTGCTTTAAAAGAACTTGATGTCAACCCACAGTTATCACAGTACAACTTGGAACTCACATATGAAAATTTTAAGTCAGAAGAAATTTTGAGAGCTGTGCTTCCTGAGGGTCAAGATGTGACCTCTGGATTCAGCAGAGTTGGACATATTGCACACCTGAATCTCCGAGATCATCAGCTGCCGTTCAAGCATTTAATTG GCCAAGTTATGGTTGACAAAAACCCAGGAATCACCTCAGCAGTAAATAAAACCAGCAACATTGACAATACTTATCGAAATTTCCAAATGGAAGTGCTGTGTGGAGAGGAGAATATGCTGACCAAG GTTCGAGAAAACAACTACACATATGAGTTTGATTTCTCCAAAGTCTACTGGAATCCTCGTCTCTCTACCGAACATGGCCGGATCACTGAACTTCTCAACCCTGGAGATGTCTTGTTCGATGTTTTTGCTGGGGTCGGGCCCTTTGCCATTCCGGCAGCAAGGAAAAACTGCACAGTGTTTGCCAACGATCTCAACCCCGAGTCCCACAGATGGCTGCTGCACAACTGTAAGCTGAATAAAGTTGACCAGAAAGTAAAAGTCTTTAACATGGATGGAAAAGACTTCCTCCAAGGGCCAGTGAGAGAAGAGTTAATGCTTCGGCTAGGACTGTCAACTGAAGGAAAGCCCTCTCTCCACATTGTCATGAACTTGCCAGCTAAGGCCATCGAGTTTCTCAGTGTTTTCAGATCCCTTTTGGATGGGCAGCCGTGCAGCACAGAGCGCCTACCCATAGTGCACTGTTACTGCTTCTCCAAAGATAGCGACCCTGCTAAGGATGCTCGCCAGCGGGCAGAAGCTGTGCTGGGCGTTTGTTTGGAGGCCAGTAGTTCAGTTCACCTCGTAAGGAACGTGGCCCCTAACAAGGAGATGCTGTGCATCACCTTCCAGATTCCCACTGCTACACTCTACAGGGACCAAGCCCTCGGTCTAC AGAATGACCAAGAGCCGCCTCTTAAACGGCAGAAGACAGGTGAGCCCTTCTCAGGAGAGCCCCAGAGCGCATCAGATTCTTAG
- the Trmt5 gene encoding tRNA (guanine(37)-N1)-methyltransferase isoform 1 (isoform 1 is encoded by transcript variant 1) has product MRILLKPFGFSRLLQAEWCYLSESILLFTLVPRLRKASTNFLLGQRQGFSTMPEAEASVRDRELFSPPSDVRGMTKLDRTAFKKTVPIPVLKARKEVVSRLMRALRRVALQRPGIKRVIEDPKDEDSRLIMLDPYRMLTSDSFEKPELSALKELDVNPQLSQYNLELTYENFKSEEILRAVLPEGQDVTSGFSRVGHIAHLNLRDHQLPFKHLIGQVMVDKNPGITSAVNKTSNIDNTYRNFQMEVLCGEENMLTKVRENNYTYEFDFSKVYWNPRLSTEHGRITELLNPGDVLFDVFAGVGPFAIPAARKNCTVFANDLNPESHRWLLHNCKLNKVDQKVKVFNMDGKDFLQGPVREELMLRLGLSTEGKPSLHIVMNLPAKAIEFLSVFRSLLDGQPCSTERLPIVHCYCFSKDSDPAKDARQRAEAVLGVCLEASSSVHLVRNVAPNKEMLCITFQIPTATLYRDQALGLQNDQEPPLKRQKTGEPFSGEPQSASDS; this is encoded by the exons ATGAG AATCTTACTGAAGCCATTTGGATTCTCAAGACTTCTGCAAGCCGAATGGTGTTACCTCAGTGAATCAATATTGTTGTTTACACTGGTACCGAGACTTAGGAAAGCATCTACTAATTTCTTATTGGGTCAAAGACAAGGGTTCTCAACCATGCCAGAAGCGGAAGCAAGCGTGAGAGATAGGGAGTTGTTTTCACCACCCTCTGATGTTCGAGGAATGACAAAACTTGATAGAACAGCTTTTAAAAAGACAGTGCCCATCCCCGTGCTTAAGGCGAGGAAAGAAGTAGTCAGCAGATTGATGCGAGCCCTCAGGAGAGTAGCGCTGCAGCGCCCGGGCATAAAGCGAGTGATTGAGGACCCCAAGGATGAAGACAGTAGGCTGATCATGTTGGATCCCTACAGAATGCTTACCAGTGATTCCTTTGAGAAACCAGAACTCAGTGCTTTAAAAGAACTTGATGTCAACCCACAGTTATCACAGTACAACTTGGAACTCACATATGAAAATTTTAAGTCAGAAGAAATTTTGAGAGCTGTGCTTCCTGAGGGTCAAGATGTGACCTCTGGATTCAGCAGAGTTGGACATATTGCACACCTGAATCTCCGAGATCATCAGCTGCCGTTCAAGCATTTAATTG GCCAAGTTATGGTTGACAAAAACCCAGGAATCACCTCAGCAGTAAATAAAACCAGCAACATTGACAATACTTATCGAAATTTCCAAATGGAAGTGCTGTGTGGAGAGGAGAATATGCTGACCAAG GTTCGAGAAAACAACTACACATATGAGTTTGATTTCTCCAAAGTCTACTGGAATCCTCGTCTCTCTACCGAACATGGCCGGATCACTGAACTTCTCAACCCTGGAGATGTCTTGTTCGATGTTTTTGCTGGGGTCGGGCCCTTTGCCATTCCGGCAGCAAGGAAAAACTGCACAGTGTTTGCCAACGATCTCAACCCCGAGTCCCACAGATGGCTGCTGCACAACTGTAAGCTGAATAAAGTTGACCAGAAAGTAAAAGTCTTTAACATGGATGGAAAAGACTTCCTCCAAGGGCCAGTGAGAGAAGAGTTAATGCTTCGGCTAGGACTGTCAACTGAAGGAAAGCCCTCTCTCCACATTGTCATGAACTTGCCAGCTAAGGCCATCGAGTTTCTCAGTGTTTTCAGATCCCTTTTGGATGGGCAGCCGTGCAGCACAGAGCGCCTACCCATAGTGCACTGTTACTGCTTCTCCAAAGATAGCGACCCTGCTAAGGATGCTCGCCAGCGGGCAGAAGCTGTGCTGGGCGTTTGTTTGGAGGCCAGTAGTTCAGTTCACCTCGTAAGGAACGTGGCCCCTAACAAGGAGATGCTGTGCATCACCTTCCAGATTCCCACTGCTACACTCTACAGGGACCAAGCCCTCGGTCTAC AGAATGACCAAGAGCCGCCTCTTAAACGGCAGAAGACAGGTGAGCCCTTCTCAGGAGAGCCCCAGAGCGCATCAGATTCTTAG
- the Trmt5 gene encoding tRNA (guanine(37)-N1)-methyltransferase isoform X2 has translation MVDKNPGITSAVNKTSNIDNTYRNFQMEVLCGEENMLTKVRENNYTYEFDFSKVYWNPRLSTEHGRITELLNPGDVLFDVFAGVGPFAIPAARKNCTVFANDLNPESHRWLLHNCKLNKVDQKVKVFNMDGKDFLQGPVREELMLRLGLSTEGKPSLHIVMNLPAKAIEFLSVFRSLLDGQPCSTERLPIVHCYCFSKDSDPAKDARQRAEAVLGVCLEASSSVHLVRNVAPNKEMLCITFQIPTATLYRDQALGLQNDQEPPLKRQKTGEPFSGEPQSASDS, from the exons ATGGTTGACAAAAACCCAGGAATCACCTCAGCAGTAAATAAAACCAGCAACATTGACAATACTTATCGAAATTTCCAAATGGAAGTGCTGTGTGGAGAGGAGAATATGCTGACCAAG GTTCGAGAAAACAACTACACATATGAGTTTGATTTCTCCAAAGTCTACTGGAATCCTCGTCTCTCTACCGAACATGGCCGGATCACTGAACTTCTCAACCCTGGAGATGTCTTGTTCGATGTTTTTGCTGGGGTCGGGCCCTTTGCCATTCCGGCAGCAAGGAAAAACTGCACAGTGTTTGCCAACGATCTCAACCCCGAGTCCCACAGATGGCTGCTGCACAACTGTAAGCTGAATAAAGTTGACCAGAAAGTAAAAGTCTTTAACATGGATGGAAAAGACTTCCTCCAAGGGCCAGTGAGAGAAGAGTTAATGCTTCGGCTAGGACTGTCAACTGAAGGAAAGCCCTCTCTCCACATTGTCATGAACTTGCCAGCTAAGGCCATCGAGTTTCTCAGTGTTTTCAGATCCCTTTTGGATGGGCAGCCGTGCAGCACAGAGCGCCTACCCATAGTGCACTGTTACTGCTTCTCCAAAGATAGCGACCCTGCTAAGGATGCTCGCCAGCGGGCAGAAGCTGTGCTGGGCGTTTGTTTGGAGGCCAGTAGTTCAGTTCACCTCGTAAGGAACGTGGCCCCTAACAAGGAGATGCTGTGCATCACCTTCCAGATTCCCACTGCTACACTCTACAGGGACCAAGCCCTCGGTCTAC AGAATGACCAAGAGCCGCCTCTTAAACGGCAGAAGACAGGTGAGCCCTTCTCAGGAGAGCCCCAGAGCGCATCAGATTCTTAG
- the Trmt5 gene encoding tRNA (guanine(37)-N1)-methyltransferase isoform X1 yields the protein MRILLKPFGFSRLLQAEWCYLSESILLFTLVPRLRKASTNFLLGQRQGFSTMPEAEASVRDRELFSPPSDVRGMTKLDRTAFKKTVPIPVLKARKEVVSRLMRALRRVALQRPGIKRVIEDPKDEDSRLIMLDPYRMLTSDSFEKPELSALKELDVNPQLSQYNLELTYENFKSEEILRAVLPEGQDVTSGFSRVGHIAHLNLRDHQLPFKHLIGQVMVDKNPGITSAVNKTSNIDNTYRNFQMEVLCGEENMLTKVRENNYTYEFDFSKVYWNPRLSTEHGRITELLNPGDVLFDVFAGVGPFAIPAARKNCTVFANDLNPESHRWLLHNCKLNKVDQKVKVFNMDGKDFLQGPVREELMLRLGLSTEGKPSLHIVMNLPAKAIEFLSVFRSLLDGQPCSTERLPIVHCYCFSKDSDPAKDARQRAEAVLGVCLEASSSVHLVRNVAPNKEMLCITFQIPTATLYRDQALGLQNDQEPPLKRQKTGSMLRSLSEE from the exons ATGAG AATCTTACTGAAGCCATTTGGATTCTCAAGACTTCTGCAAGCCGAATGGTGTTACCTCAGTGAATCAATATTGTTGTTTACACTGGTACCGAGACTTAGGAAAGCATCTACTAATTTCTTATTGGGTCAAAGACAAGGGTTCTCAACCATGCCAGAAGCGGAAGCAAGCGTGAGAGATAGGGAGTTGTTTTCACCACCCTCTGATGTTCGAGGAATGACAAAACTTGATAGAACAGCTTTTAAAAAGACAGTGCCCATCCCCGTGCTTAAGGCGAGGAAAGAAGTAGTCAGCAGATTGATGCGAGCCCTCAGGAGAGTAGCGCTGCAGCGCCCGGGCATAAAGCGAGTGATTGAGGACCCCAAGGATGAAGACAGTAGGCTGATCATGTTGGATCCCTACAGAATGCTTACCAGTGATTCCTTTGAGAAACCAGAACTCAGTGCTTTAAAAGAACTTGATGTCAACCCACAGTTATCACAGTACAACTTGGAACTCACATATGAAAATTTTAAGTCAGAAGAAATTTTGAGAGCTGTGCTTCCTGAGGGTCAAGATGTGACCTCTGGATTCAGCAGAGTTGGACATATTGCACACCTGAATCTCCGAGATCATCAGCTGCCGTTCAAGCATTTAATTG GCCAAGTTATGGTTGACAAAAACCCAGGAATCACCTCAGCAGTAAATAAAACCAGCAACATTGACAATACTTATCGAAATTTCCAAATGGAAGTGCTGTGTGGAGAGGAGAATATGCTGACCAAG GTTCGAGAAAACAACTACACATATGAGTTTGATTTCTCCAAAGTCTACTGGAATCCTCGTCTCTCTACCGAACATGGCCGGATCACTGAACTTCTCAACCCTGGAGATGTCTTGTTCGATGTTTTTGCTGGGGTCGGGCCCTTTGCCATTCCGGCAGCAAGGAAAAACTGCACAGTGTTTGCCAACGATCTCAACCCCGAGTCCCACAGATGGCTGCTGCACAACTGTAAGCTGAATAAAGTTGACCAGAAAGTAAAAGTCTTTAACATGGATGGAAAAGACTTCCTCCAAGGGCCAGTGAGAGAAGAGTTAATGCTTCGGCTAGGACTGTCAACTGAAGGAAAGCCCTCTCTCCACATTGTCATGAACTTGCCAGCTAAGGCCATCGAGTTTCTCAGTGTTTTCAGATCCCTTTTGGATGGGCAGCCGTGCAGCACAGAGCGCCTACCCATAGTGCACTGTTACTGCTTCTCCAAAGATAGCGACCCTGCTAAGGATGCTCGCCAGCGGGCAGAAGCTGTGCTGGGCGTTTGTTTGGAGGCCAGTAGTTCAGTTCACCTCGTAAGGAACGTGGCCCCTAACAAGGAGATGCTGTGCATCACCTTCCAGATTCCCACTGCTACACTCTACAGGGACCAAGCCCTCGGTCTAC AGAATGACCAAGAGCCGCCTCTTAAACGGCAGAAGACAG